The stretch of DNA GGATTACGAATTTATGTTTGTTGAAATTTGAGAACATTTAGGATTTTAAAACAGATATTTTTTCCATGAAGAAAATTTAGCGATAAGTAATAACGAGATTTACAATGAACAAAGGGAAAGAGTCTTGTTTTTACTCCTCTCATTATAAGTAGCCTGATAATTTAACGCGCACTAAAGCGGTGTGAGTATCAGAAATTATTATAAATCAAATTCTAAAAGAAGGAATTGCAAGAAGAGTTTCATTATCCATAAAACATTATTAATTAGTGAATTGGTATAACAGGATAAATGAAAATCAAGATTAATTAATGAAGGGATAAAGAAAATGAAAATCACTCCAACCACTTTAAGTATCAATCAATTACTGGGTAGTAGTAATGAGCAATTTGTTATCCCCGCCTATCAAAGACGGTATTCTTGGGGAGAAAAACAATGGGCGGATTTGTTTCATGATATTAAGTTGTTAAGCCAGCGGGACTCTCACCTATTAGGAACTATTCTTTGTCTTGCTACTAATTATTCTATTGGAATAATACGTTAGAACTTGTTGATGGACAGCAAAGGACAACAACATTGACTATATTGTTAAAGGCTCTATCGGATAAATTTAAAGAGTTACAACAAGAAGAAGTACATAAAGAAATTGAAGCTTTGCTATTCTGTAAAGGGATTGACCGAGCGTTAAAGCGCAAAGTTATATTAGGTGATTTAGACAATCCAGACTATGAAAAGTTAATGAATAATGAAGATTTAGATTCTATAAAGAATAAGAAATTCCTTGAAGCGTATGGTTTCTTTATGGATAAGTTTAAAAATTTTGCTTTAACGGAATTATTGGAGTTCCATTATAAATTGGTAAGTAATACATATACGATTCGGTTGGATGTTACAAATGCCAAAGATGCCTATAAACTATTTGAAACTAT from Domibacillus sp. DTU_2020_1001157_1_SI_ALB_TIR_016 encodes:
- a CDS encoding DUF262 domain-containing protein gives rise to the protein MKITPTTLSINQLLGSSNEQFVIPAYQRRYSWGEKQWADLFHDIKLLSQRDSHLLGTILCLATNYSIGIIR